One Bos taurus isolate L1 Dominette 01449 registration number 42190680 breed Hereford chromosome 3, ARS-UCD2.0, whole genome shotgun sequence DNA window includes the following coding sequences:
- the OR6N2 gene encoding olfactory receptor family 6 subfamily N member 2 yields the protein MEPHNHSSLAEFVLLGFPRVGHIRGWLFVLLLLAYLFTICGNMLIFLVIRLDAALHTPMYNFVSILSFLELWYTATTIPKMLANLLSDKKTISFSGCLLQTYFFHSLGASECYLLTAMAYDRYLAICRPLHYPAVMTPMLCVKMAAGCWTCGFLCPISEVILVSQLPFCSYNEIQHIFCDFPPLLSLACKDTSTNVLVDFAINAFIILITFLFIMVSYGRIMGTILQIKTIAGRKKAFSTCASHLIVVLIFFGSIIFMYVRLKESYSLTLDRTLAVVYSVLTPLVNPIIYSLRNKELIKAIKRTIFRKGERASPTQH from the coding sequence ATGGAGCCACACAACCATTCAAGCCTGGCTGAATTTGTGCTCCTTGGTTTCCCCAGGGTGGGACATATCAGGGGCTGGCTTTTTGTCCTGCTGCTGTTGGCATACCTGTTCACTATCTGTGGCAACATGCTCATCTTCCTAGTCATACGACTGGATGCGGCCCTACACACACCCATGTACAACTTTgtcagtattctttccttcttgGAGCTGTGGTATACAGCCACCACCATCCCCAAGATGCTAGCTAATCTTCTCAGTGATAAGAAGACCATTTCTTTTTCAGGATGCCTCCTTCAGACCTACTTCTTCCACTCCCTAGGGGCCTCTGAATGCTACCTTCTTACAGCAATGGCCTATGACCGATACCTGGCCATTTGCCGGCCCCTCCACTATCCTGCAGTTATGACCCCCATGCTCTGTGTCAAGATGGCTGCTGGTTGTTGGACCTGTGGCTTTCTATGTCCCATATCTGAAGTCATCCTGGTCTCCCAGCTCCCTTTTTGCAGCTACAATGAAATTCAACACATCTTCTGTGACTTTCCACCTCTTCTGAGCCTGGCCTGCAAGGACACATCCACTAATGTCCTGGTGGACTTTGCCATCAATGCCTTCATCATCCTTATCACCTTCCTCTTTATTATGGTGTCTTATGGAAGAATCATGGGGACTATACTGCAGATAAAAACGATCGCAGGAAGAAAGAAGGCCTTCTCTACATGTGCTTCCCATCTTATTGTGGTCCTCATCTTCTTTGGGAGCATCATCTTCATGTATGTGCGGCTAAAGGAGAGCTATTCATTGACCCTTGATCGGACGCTTGCTGTAGTCTACTCTGTACTAACACCACTAGTCAACCCAATTATCTACAGTCTTCGTAACAAGGAACTCATTAAGGCCATTAAGAGAACCATCTTCCGGAAGGGAGAGAGAGCTAGTCCCACCCAACACTGA